From Amycolatopsis sp. cg9, one genomic window encodes:
- a CDS encoding MFS transporter, with protein sequence MGLFLSVFLAMLDAQAVATALPEISAEFGGTGAYAWVTTAYLLAGSVTAPLYGKLGDVHGRKRVLLGALALFLLGSLACGLAPSAAWLIAGRVLQGAGSGGLFVSVGASLGEMFSPREGAKYFGWFSICFAVASLAGPVAGGFLTGLAGWRSIFLVNLPLGLVATACLTTLELPRRRKDSPFDFAGVVLLGVAITGFTLLTPWSVLAGTVAAVGFVLVERRADAPVLPLRLFGDRTFTVSVLLSVLAGFAFLGSVNYFAGYLQADAGPAEGGLLLVPMTLAVALSSVVASKIIARTGAYRWAPRLSTALGLLAVLGLTTLHGLPEVVACLVVFGLAAGLNLQVPALATQNTAPPGDRGAVAAAINLARALGSALGPVALGFAYSAGAHGVFLALLPVLALALVTAFALPHVPLHR encoded by the coding sequence GTGGGCCTGTTCCTGTCCGTTTTCCTCGCGATGCTCGACGCACAGGCCGTCGCCACCGCGCTCCCGGAGATTTCCGCCGAATTCGGCGGGACCGGCGCTTACGCCTGGGTCACCACCGCCTACCTGCTCGCCGGCAGCGTCACCGCTCCCCTCTACGGGAAGCTCGGTGACGTCCACGGCCGCAAACGCGTGCTCCTGGGGGCGCTCGCCCTCTTCCTGCTCGGCTCGCTCGCCTGCGGGCTGGCGCCGTCGGCCGCGTGGCTCATCGCCGGCCGGGTGCTGCAGGGGGCCGGCTCCGGCGGCCTGTTCGTCTCCGTCGGCGCTTCGCTCGGCGAAATGTTCTCGCCGCGCGAAGGCGCGAAGTACTTCGGGTGGTTCTCGATCTGCTTCGCCGTCGCCTCCCTCGCCGGGCCGGTCGCCGGCGGGTTCCTGACCGGGCTCGCCGGCTGGCGGTCGATCTTCCTCGTCAACCTGCCGCTCGGCCTGGTCGCCACGGCTTGCCTCACGACCCTCGAGCTACCGCGACGGCGGAAGGACTCGCCGTTCGACTTCGCCGGTGTCGTCCTCCTCGGCGTCGCGATCACCGGGTTCACGCTGCTGACGCCGTGGTCGGTCCTCGCCGGGACGGTCGCGGCCGTCGGGTTCGTGCTGGTCGAACGCCGAGCCGACGCACCCGTGCTCCCGCTCCGGCTCTTCGGTGACCGCACCTTCACCGTGTCCGTGCTGCTCAGCGTGCTCGCCGGGTTCGCGTTCCTCGGCTCGGTCAACTACTTCGCGGGCTACCTGCAGGCCGACGCCGGTCCGGCGGAGGGCGGCCTCCTCCTCGTGCCGATGACCCTCGCCGTGGCGCTTTCCTCCGTCGTCGCGAGCAAGATCATCGCCCGCACCGGCGCCTACCGGTGGGCGCCGCGGCTCAGCACGGCCCTCGGCTTGCTCGCGGTCCTCGGCTTGACGACGCTGCACGGCCTTCCGGAAGTCGTGGCCTGCCTGGTCGTCTTCGGCCTCGCGGCCGGCCTGAACCTCCAGGTGCCGGCCCTGGCCACGCAGAACACCGCGCCACCCGGCGACCGCGGCGCGGTCGCCGCCGCGATCAACCTCGCCCGCGCGCTCGGCTCGGCCCTCGGACCGGTCGCGCTCGGCTTCGCCTACAGCGCCGGCGCCCACGGCGTCTTCCTCGCCCTGCTGCCCGTGCTCGCGCTCGCCCTCGTCACGGCGTTCGCGCTCCCCCACGTCCCGCTCCACCGCTAG
- a CDS encoding GtrA family protein, whose translation MRELLKKHRELLRFAVVGGISFVITMSVDYGLKFTVLRTHPVTALILGVLVATIFSYVANREWSFRTRGGRERAHEAALFFLFSGIALGLNALPQWFSRYVLDLQAPRLSPFGVEVADFVSGIVIGTLLGTVFRWWAFKKWVFPDEEARFAEVSEDPDIQDRKAA comes from the coding sequence GTGCGCGAGCTGCTGAAAAAGCATCGCGAGCTCCTCCGCTTCGCCGTCGTCGGCGGGATCAGCTTCGTGATCACCATGTCCGTCGACTACGGCCTGAAGTTCACCGTGCTGCGGACCCACCCGGTGACGGCGCTGATCCTCGGCGTCCTGGTCGCGACGATCTTTTCCTACGTCGCCAACCGCGAGTGGTCGTTCCGCACCCGCGGCGGCCGCGAGCGGGCGCACGAAGCGGCGTTGTTCTTCCTGTTCAGCGGCATCGCGCTGGGCCTGAACGCGCTGCCGCAGTGGTTCTCGCGGTACGTGCTGGACCTGCAGGCGCCGCGGCTGTCGCCGTTCGGCGTCGAGGTGGCCGACTTCGTCAGCGGCATCGTCATCGGGACGCTGCTGGGGACGGTGTTCCGCTGGTGGGCGTTCAAGAAGTGGGTGTTCCCGGACGAGGAGGCGCGGTTCGCCGAGGTCTCGGAGGATCCGGACATTCAGGACCGGAAAGCCGCCTGA
- a CDS encoding GtrA family protein translates to MTVVETVLKRTPEPLRSVLIKHRELLKFAIVGGTTFLVDNGVWYLLKLTVLEPKPTTAKAIAIIVATIVSYILNREWSFRTRGGRERHHEAALFFVISGIAVVVNLIPLYVSRYVLDLEVPHVTRLVQEVADFASGSIIGMLLAMFFRFWGFKKWVFPDELGERRRDSDVTRIR, encoded by the coding sequence GTGACCGTTGTGGAAACCGTGCTGAAGCGCACGCCGGAACCACTGCGTTCGGTGCTGATCAAGCACCGGGAGCTGCTGAAGTTCGCGATCGTGGGCGGCACGACGTTCCTGGTCGACAACGGGGTCTGGTACCTCCTCAAGCTGACGGTGCTGGAGCCGAAACCGACCACCGCGAAGGCGATCGCGATCATCGTCGCGACGATCGTGTCGTACATCCTCAACCGCGAGTGGTCCTTCCGCACCCGCGGCGGCCGCGAACGCCACCACGAAGCGGCGTTGTTCTTCGTGATCAGCGGGATCGCGGTCGTGGTGAACCTGATCCCGCTGTACGTGTCGAGGTACGTGCTCGACCTCGAGGTCCCGCACGTGACGCGGCTGGTCCAGGAGGTCGCGGACTTCGCGAGCGGGTCGATCATCGGCATGCTGCTCGCGATGTTCTTCCGGTTCTGGGGCTTCAAGAAGTGGGTGTTCCCGGACGAGCTGGGCGAGCGGCGGCGGGACAGCGACGTCACCAGGATCCGCTGA